One Methylophilus sp. TWE2 DNA segment encodes these proteins:
- a CDS encoding PilN domain-containing protein produces the protein MSQQINLYEGGGVKAKEWFSLPMVAAVYVLTAVVMYYFYTGLAAENEQLQVQRHQAVAQFETMQKKVEEFSRKAKPIDNTKLEAELKTLKAQLEMQTQILLIFQQSISEQSAHLIDYMRAFTGQQQPGVWLTGFKVEPAIQHLTLAGQALQSEDIPAYLDLLSHQSVFAGTEFSGIQFKQLELHQPQSRSGGNAGAPAASPAPAPVAESATVSPTGKDGGAPSAPPASTAPVNPQAENSLSTPATEVLPGLKVYAFEVKGRDTQIINKVVSGMSWDEFVRQTVPSQPGKQSGGQ, from the coding sequence ATGAGTCAGCAAATTAACCTGTATGAAGGTGGTGGCGTTAAAGCCAAAGAGTGGTTTAGCCTGCCTATGGTGGCTGCCGTTTATGTACTAACTGCGGTGGTGATGTATTACTTTTATACCGGACTCGCTGCTGAAAACGAGCAATTACAAGTGCAGCGTCACCAAGCCGTTGCACAGTTCGAAACCATGCAGAAAAAAGTGGAGGAGTTTTCGAGAAAGGCGAAGCCTATCGATAACACCAAGCTTGAGGCTGAGTTAAAAACGTTAAAAGCGCAACTAGAGATGCAGACCCAAATTCTGCTCATTTTTCAGCAGTCCATTTCAGAACAATCGGCACACCTGATTGACTACATGCGTGCCTTTACCGGGCAACAGCAACCTGGCGTTTGGTTAACCGGTTTCAAGGTCGAGCCTGCTATTCAGCACTTGACACTCGCCGGGCAAGCGTTGCAGTCAGAAGATATTCCAGCTTACCTGGATTTGCTCTCTCACCAGTCTGTATTTGCCGGGACTGAGTTCTCCGGTATCCAGTTCAAACAACTCGAGTTGCACCAGCCGCAGTCGCGATCAGGCGGAAATGCTGGAGCCCCTGCCGCGAGTCCGGCGCCTGCGCCAGTGGCAGAGAGTGCTACTGTCTCGCCTACAGGTAAAGATGGTGGCGCTCCGTCCGCGCCTCCGGCCTCAACCGCGCCTGTTAATCCACAAGCTGAGAATAGTCTTTCGACTCCAGCGACAGAAGTTTTGCCTGGACTCAAAGTGTATGCCTTTGAGGTCAAAGGCCGTGATACACAAATCATAAACAAGGTGGTAAGTGGCATGAGTTGGGATGAATTTGTCCGCCAGACGGTGCCATCACAGCCTGGTAAGCAGAGCGGGGGGCAGTAA
- a CDS encoding prepilin-type N-terminal cleavage/methylation domain-containing protein — protein MRREFNQPKTISGFTLVELVIVIVVMAILGGISVTFIKNSILAYVNSEAYYELADRADISLRRMSRDIRNALPNSVWVSADNSYVEFVPIKAGGRYQQDTLDFVSANATFTVLGDPVPSVVAGDQLVIYNLGIEGADVYAGDTIRSLTSTGNNLNTLSFSGSAFPLPSPGSRFYVVNGAVFYVCDLANRRLLMYSNYAIPSAHPSNFAGLTPSIVAQDVTGCSFTYTEGVMQHSGVVTAQLELSKNGGVVRLVNLINVVNSP, from the coding sequence ATGCGCCGAGAATTTAACCAACCTAAAACCATCTCAGGCTTCACTTTGGTCGAGTTAGTCATCGTTATTGTTGTGATGGCAATTCTCGGTGGCATTTCCGTCACCTTTATCAAAAACTCCATTCTGGCGTATGTGAATTCTGAGGCTTATTATGAGCTCGCCGATCGCGCCGATATCTCATTGCGCAGGATGTCACGCGATATCCGCAATGCGTTGCCAAATAGCGTCTGGGTATCTGCTGATAATTCCTATGTAGAGTTTGTGCCGATCAAAGCCGGAGGTCGTTATCAGCAGGATACGCTAGATTTTGTCAGTGCGAATGCTACTTTTACCGTGCTTGGTGACCCTGTGCCTTCAGTGGTTGCTGGTGACCAGCTGGTGATTTATAACCTTGGTATTGAAGGGGCAGATGTTTATGCAGGTGATACGATTCGCTCTTTAACGAGCACTGGCAACAATCTCAACACGCTGTCATTTAGTGGATCAGCCTTTCCATTACCCTCCCCAGGGAGCCGCTTTTATGTGGTGAACGGGGCCGTTTTTTACGTGTGCGATTTAGCCAACCGCCGTCTATTGATGTATTCAAACTACGCGATTCCCTCTGCACACCCCTCAAACTTTGCCGGACTCACCCCAAGTATCGTTGCGCAAGATGTCACTGGCTGCAGTTTTACTTACACCGAAGGTGTGATGCAGCATAGCGGAGTGGTGACGGCTCAGTTGGAGCTCAGTAAAAATGGCGGTGTGGTGCGCCTAGTTAACCTGATTAATGTGGTGAATTCGCCATGA
- a CDS encoding DUF6701 domain-containing protein: protein MTLNANGGSNSTNGLKIFINDNSQIQVQRLNSTGQLYQPDRTPANSRLDNGIYIRGNNQIYGPDHFAYNAPANYTAQAMTAVSPANASAGNAQTTRSQFTVPGNNVGGGPQVTIDWSYTYPYDFVTAKVTINIPLLYPVSTSNPVRYYHVVDTYLGGSDCGCGVRYVDNNGKQVAGTYPYAGNCSSGSGSTNIACPSSTALPANLDVVESFRERDGNFSRYCVGNYQTFWSNNNSTACAIAKTGQLANTVNTTLTDTGAAIEYDFTSPGIHTFSYDFVVGSTVVPDYDHLEIRHPGSSSLCPVDVQVMACLVSTMPCPDDQLINSGSLTGTLTISPSSPTVTVTPDAQFDVGNAGTIDILTLQGSSAATYTLGASGLSKGPMNGIKCWNTANNSQSCTFTMTSTACVSTFECMESGLTYNNLKNNTSARNPLYTKVLGQSFDVDVVALLSSGAQSSGYNSSLKVDLVTDSSNTCSNNIIVTKDVSFTASDGGRKKVTFSATDVTRAYPNLRCQVRDTSQNKSGCSSDNFAIRPQSLSITNSNTVQSASPTATATPTFRAGANTSPNADKFSLTAASGEQGYNGTPKIANALLQAHPGAPAVGIVTGVFAAGNAGASTGDNFAYSEVGHFKILPQGLYDDTFTAVDVSKGDCNNNFDNAGDGSPKKYGCLFGNTTDTNYFGRFKPSSLRVDASAVTLACGNFVYYGQDTTPTSAAPGIITPFTITALNSSSATTQNYTGDYARMALNDYTVYHFSASPANGTTLSQSAASPAITKIADNTTPVWSNGTTNVRVRHKLSRPSTAVNQQNVVISAELRDSDNVSSAITALNGGGSPFRYGRLAVIPAHGSELLALPVPIEVQYYKDGFYVRSQGDACTTIDSRSIVMKNYKGNLTACETFLNGTYTANNGLVNALLAAPKVGSDGRPNVGSVDLEVNLGDTVSGEITCQSNASPVSAINGGRDWFGTTDPVGRASFGIYKAPIIYMRENFQ from the coding sequence GTGACTTTGAATGCCAACGGGGGCTCCAACTCGACCAATGGTTTGAAAATCTTTATCAACGATAACTCACAGATTCAAGTGCAAAGGCTCAACAGCACTGGTCAGTTATATCAGCCAGACCGAACACCTGCCAATAGCAGGTTAGATAATGGGATTTATATTCGGGGAAATAACCAGATTTATGGCCCGGATCACTTTGCCTACAACGCACCTGCCAACTATACCGCGCAAGCAATGACAGCGGTATCGCCTGCCAATGCATCAGCAGGAAACGCCCAGACAACCCGTTCGCAGTTCACTGTTCCCGGAAACAATGTCGGCGGCGGGCCACAAGTAACAATAGATTGGAGTTACACCTATCCGTATGACTTTGTGACTGCAAAGGTGACGATTAATATTCCTTTGTTGTATCCCGTTAGCACCAGTAATCCAGTGCGTTATTACCATGTGGTGGATACCTATTTAGGTGGCTCTGACTGTGGCTGTGGGGTTCGATATGTGGATAATAATGGCAAACAGGTGGCCGGGACATACCCATATGCAGGAAACTGCTCATCTGGAAGTGGGTCAACCAATATTGCCTGCCCCTCTAGTACAGCGCTGCCTGCCAATCTGGATGTGGTTGAAAGTTTCAGGGAGCGAGATGGAAATTTTAGCCGTTATTGTGTAGGTAATTATCAAACATTTTGGTCCAATAATAATTCCACGGCTTGCGCGATAGCTAAAACAGGCCAGTTAGCAAATACAGTCAATACCACCTTAACAGACACTGGCGCGGCAATTGAATATGACTTTACATCGCCTGGCATCCATACGTTCAGCTATGACTTTGTGGTTGGTTCCACGGTAGTCCCAGACTACGATCATCTGGAAATCCGTCACCCAGGCAGTTCTTCTTTATGTCCGGTTGATGTGCAGGTGATGGCTTGTTTGGTTTCTACAATGCCTTGTCCGGATGATCAACTCATCAACTCAGGTAGCCTTACAGGGACGCTGACCATTTCTCCCAGCTCTCCCACCGTCACGGTGACCCCGGATGCCCAGTTTGATGTCGGGAATGCCGGCACCATTGACATCCTCACCTTACAGGGCAGCTCTGCAGCCACTTATACCTTGGGAGCAAGCGGACTCAGTAAGGGGCCGATGAATGGCATCAAGTGCTGGAACACAGCGAATAACTCGCAAAGTTGCACTTTTACGATGACGAGCACGGCTTGCGTGAGTACATTTGAGTGCATGGAAAGTGGTTTAACCTACAATAATCTTAAAAACAATACATCTGCGCGTAACCCGCTTTATACCAAAGTACTTGGGCAGTCTTTTGATGTGGACGTGGTCGCCCTATTGTCCAGTGGTGCACAATCAAGTGGTTATAACTCGAGTTTAAAAGTTGATCTGGTTACCGATAGTAGTAACACGTGTAGCAATAATATTATCGTGACCAAAGATGTCAGTTTCACTGCCTCGGATGGTGGACGTAAAAAAGTGACTTTTAGCGCAACAGATGTGACGCGTGCTTATCCTAATTTGCGTTGCCAGGTTAGAGACACCAGCCAGAACAAATCGGGTTGCTCGTCTGATAATTTTGCAATCCGTCCTCAGTCTTTATCCATTACCAATAGCAATACTGTGCAATCCGCTTCACCAACAGCTACCGCGACACCCACCTTCCGGGCTGGAGCTAATACCTCGCCCAATGCGGACAAGTTCAGCCTGACCGCTGCAAGTGGGGAGCAGGGCTACAACGGTACCCCGAAAATTGCTAATGCCTTATTGCAGGCTCATCCTGGAGCCCCCGCGGTTGGTATTGTGACTGGTGTATTTGCTGCAGGTAATGCAGGAGCCAGTACAGGGGACAACTTTGCTTACTCTGAAGTCGGGCATTTTAAAATTCTACCGCAAGGGCTTTACGATGATACGTTCACTGCTGTAGATGTATCCAAAGGTGACTGTAATAATAATTTCGATAATGCGGGGGACGGATCGCCCAAAAAATATGGCTGCTTGTTTGGCAATACGACAGACACCAACTACTTTGGCCGCTTTAAACCTTCTAGCTTGAGGGTAGATGCTTCAGCCGTCACGCTGGCCTGTGGCAATTTTGTGTACTATGGACAAGATACAACGCCTACCAGTGCCGCGCCGGGGATAATCACTCCCTTTACAATTACAGCCCTCAACTCGTCGAGTGCAACGACACAAAACTATACCGGTGATTATGCTCGCATGGCCTTAAACGATTACACCGTGTATCACTTTAGCGCGTCTCCAGCGAATGGCACGACGCTTAGTCAAAGTGCTGCCAGTCCGGCAATCACTAAAATCGCAGATAATACGACGCCGGTTTGGAGTAATGGCACTACCAATGTTCGTGTCAGACATAAATTGTCTCGACCTTCGACTGCCGTCAATCAACAAAACGTGGTGATTTCAGCCGAGTTGCGAGACAGTGATAATGTCAGCTCGGCGATAACTGCATTGAACGGTGGCGGATCACCATTTCGTTATGGCCGTTTAGCCGTCATCCCCGCCCATGGCTCTGAGTTATTAGCCTTGCCAGTACCGATCGAGGTGCAATATTACAAAGATGGCTTTTATGTGCGTAGCCAGGGTGATGCATGTACGACAATTGATAGCAGAAGTATCGTCATGAAAAACTACAAGGGTAACCTGACTGCGTGTGAGACCTTTTTGAATGGTACATATACTGCTAATAATGGTCTGGTGAATGCGCTTCTTGCTGCCCCGAAGGTTGGCTCAGATGGGAGGCCTAATGTTGGTAGTGTTGATCTTGAAGTGAATCTTGGAGATACTGTTTCAGGGGAGATCACCTGTCAAAGTAATGCCAGCCCGGTCAGCGCTATCAACGGAGGTAGGGACTGGTTCGGTACAACAGATCCAGTAGGACGAGCTTCCTTTGGCATCTACAAAGCGCCTATTATCTACATGCGTGAAAACTTCCAATAA
- the gspM gene encoding type II secretion system protein GspM gives MRSEKLQAISQKWQALSMRERWMLFGTGLFAVVGLMDTFLLEPQRVQLASIQQEILKIQNDTTTLTEQLTNIAAQAAPQPATQAFQHEIDDTRQKMASQADELLKVSAFMVPPQAMVEMLKKLLQKHTDVQVIEMQSLPVVDFIETRRKLLQAQSAPGTEASSTSEEAWKNMPHVYQHAVKVHLKGQYFALMAYSKSLKAIGRTLAWENAELKGGYPESELIFQVYTLSGENAWLGI, from the coding sequence ATGCGATCTGAAAAACTTCAGGCAATCAGTCAAAAATGGCAAGCGCTTTCCATGCGTGAACGCTGGATGCTGTTTGGCACCGGCTTATTTGCCGTGGTGGGCTTGATGGATACCTTTTTGCTGGAGCCACAGCGGGTGCAACTAGCCAGTATCCAGCAAGAAATTCTTAAGATACAAAACGATACCACTACCCTGACCGAGCAGCTGACCAACATAGCAGCCCAAGCAGCACCGCAGCCAGCGACTCAGGCCTTTCAGCATGAGATTGATGACACCAGGCAAAAAATGGCCAGCCAGGCAGATGAGTTGCTCAAGGTGTCAGCTTTTATGGTCCCACCTCAAGCCATGGTGGAGATGCTGAAAAAACTGTTGCAAAAGCATACCGATGTGCAAGTGATTGAGATGCAATCCTTGCCTGTGGTGGATTTTATTGAAACGCGCAGAAAGTTATTGCAGGCGCAATCCGCGCCAGGCACTGAAGCGTCATCAACCTCGGAGGAAGCGTGGAAAAACATGCCGCATGTCTACCAACATGCCGTAAAAGTCCATTTAAAGGGGCAATATTTTGCGTTGATGGCCTACAGCAAGTCCCTGAAGGCGATTGGTCGTACGCTGGCTTGGGAAAATGCCGAACTTAAAGGTGGTTACCCTGAAAGCGAATTGATTTTTCAAGTGTATACCCTTAGCGGGGAAAATGCATGGTTGGGGATATAG
- a CDS encoding type II secretion system protein, which produces MHHNKHYSHRQPGKPGMCSQAGFSLVEMVVFMVIVTTAIAGVIGALSFMGRHSADPLARKQAIAIAESLMQEIQQMPFTFCDPDDPNASTATGYGDCANPQNATLNGPTPSTESRYSATDPFDNVADYGGFAMPGGGCAGICRIGNVTALPGLNPYAASVAISQVGASGAFSALPADAVLQIVITVTGPADTTIRLTGYRVRYAPRI; this is translated from the coding sequence ATGCATCACAACAAACATTACTCTCACAGACAACCAGGCAAACCTGGCATGTGCTCGCAAGCGGGTTTTTCATTGGTGGAGATGGTCGTGTTCATGGTGATTGTAACCACCGCCATCGCCGGTGTCATCGGTGCGCTGTCTTTTATGGGGCGCCATTCTGCAGATCCGCTGGCGCGTAAACAGGCAATTGCGATTGCTGAATCTCTCATGCAGGAAATTCAACAAATGCCTTTTACGTTTTGTGACCCTGATGATCCCAATGCGTCTACTGCCACGGGGTATGGTGATTGCGCCAATCCACAAAACGCGACCTTAAATGGCCCTACACCCTCTACAGAGAGCCGTTACAGTGCCACTGATCCATTTGATAATGTGGCCGATTATGGTGGATTTGCCATGCCTGGTGGCGGATGTGCCGGGATTTGCCGTATTGGCAACGTCACTGCTCTGCCGGGCTTAAATCCTTATGCCGCTTCAGTTGCAATTAGTCAGGTCGGCGCGAGTGGTGCATTTTCAGCGCTGCCCGCAGATGCGGTATTGCAGATTGTGATTACGGTCACAGGCCCTGCAGATACTACAATCCGGCTGACTGGATACAGGGTTCGTTATGCGCCGAGAATTTAA
- a CDS encoding M48 family metallopeptidase, whose translation MSLINQVLQNVEARGSTVLDGRPEATGWDAQVKPVLLHQGTSAHAWIKWLLLGCLLLALIAGLQMNGLWLLSYFHPAHVTGLASKTMIPKVTSPSASVKQPLEAMPVQAASPWEPPQLTRSLFSAWQAAGSPASASPLPVGNLPIAKPAPAPVKTAATQIEGEFTINPAETVAASPVVSVIEPPLEVANAAKLAKNNEGDSGHKGVVNKQLRPDQEVNLLIQRAVDHEQKGRLSEALATLRQALTTYPQSEDARQLLAAYLFESRQEVEAVSVLQAGIKQYPGQIGLAKSLAKWQLSHGQPDAVLQTLKPVANALIQDAESQWMLAMAYQQTAQHAAALPHFERAITLQPGRAQSMVAYAISLQAAGQQTQALQQFQLAYQLSLSDRLSEFVSQRIRQLGGTVTAHSE comes from the coding sequence GTGAGTTTAATTAACCAGGTTTTGCAAAACGTCGAGGCGCGCGGGAGCACAGTACTCGATGGCAGGCCTGAGGCGACGGGCTGGGATGCACAGGTCAAACCAGTGTTGTTGCATCAGGGCACTTCTGCCCATGCCTGGATCAAGTGGCTGCTGTTAGGCTGTTTATTATTGGCATTGATCGCCGGTTTGCAGATGAATGGCTTATGGCTGCTGAGTTACTTTCATCCTGCCCATGTGACTGGGCTCGCGAGCAAGACCATGATTCCTAAAGTCACTTCTCCCTCTGCGTCAGTTAAGCAGCCGCTTGAAGCGATGCCTGTTCAGGCTGCGTCACCCTGGGAACCTCCCCAATTAACCAGGTCTTTATTTAGCGCGTGGCAGGCTGCAGGCTCCCCTGCGTCGGCCAGTCCACTGCCTGTGGGCAATCTGCCAATTGCAAAGCCTGCCCCTGCACCCGTGAAGACGGCGGCTACTCAAATTGAGGGCGAATTCACCATAAACCCGGCTGAAACGGTTGCAGCCAGCCCTGTGGTGTCAGTCATTGAGCCGCCATTAGAAGTTGCGAATGCTGCGAAGCTTGCCAAGAATAACGAAGGTGATTCAGGCCACAAAGGCGTGGTTAACAAGCAGCTCCGTCCCGATCAGGAAGTGAATTTGCTGATTCAGCGCGCAGTAGACCATGAACAAAAAGGCCGTCTCAGCGAAGCCTTGGCGACCCTGCGCCAGGCACTCACTACTTATCCGCAGTCGGAAGATGCAAGACAGTTGCTGGCGGCTTACTTGTTCGAGTCCAGGCAGGAAGTTGAAGCTGTGTCGGTCTTGCAAGCCGGTATTAAACAGTATCCCGGGCAAATCGGGTTGGCCAAGTCGCTGGCCAAGTGGCAGTTGTCACATGGACAGCCGGACGCGGTTTTGCAAACCCTCAAACCTGTTGCGAATGCGCTGATCCAGGATGCAGAGTCGCAGTGGATGCTGGCCATGGCGTATCAGCAAACTGCACAACATGCAGCTGCCTTGCCACATTTTGAACGCGCTATCACCTTACAGCCAGGCCGCGCACAATCGATGGTGGCCTATGCGATTTCACTTCAGGCTGCAGGCCAGCAGACCCAGGCCTTGCAGCAGTTCCAGCTAGCCTATCAATTGTCACTCAGCGACAGGCTGTCAGAGTTTGTCAGCCAGCGCATCCGTCAGCTTGGTGGCACGGTGACAGCCCACAGCGAATAG
- a CDS encoding ExeA family protein, producing the protein MYLQHFGLKEYPFTITPDTSFYYATRSLQEALNTLLIAIQSGEGFVKITGEVGTGKTLLCRRLLKALAPHCRVAFIPNPYLDPHALLMTLATEFGVAFKPDFTHHDMIDALNRKLLTFAEEGQHVVVCLDEVQAMPLETLEALRLLSNLETEKRKLIQVVIFGQPELEERINHPSIRQLRQRIGFEYHLKGLQWSELGFYLNHRMHVAGYQGGMIFNPASLRLLYRYANGIPRLLNILAHKSLLSAFGRGQQSVSAEDVKAAILDTQASVKAQHPWLGHGFKWWLTLHTAMAGLGH; encoded by the coding sequence ATGTACCTGCAACATTTTGGCCTGAAGGAATATCCGTTTACCATCACGCCGGATACCAGTTTTTATTATGCAACGCGTAGCTTGCAAGAGGCGCTGAATACACTGTTGATCGCAATACAGTCTGGCGAGGGGTTCGTCAAAATTACTGGCGAAGTAGGCACTGGCAAAACCCTGTTGTGCCGCCGCCTGCTCAAAGCGCTGGCACCCCATTGCAGGGTGGCATTTATCCCTAATCCTTACCTTGATCCGCATGCCTTGCTCATGACGCTGGCCACCGAGTTTGGCGTGGCATTCAAGCCAGACTTTACTCATCATGACATGATAGACGCCCTGAACCGCAAGCTACTGACCTTTGCGGAAGAGGGACAGCATGTGGTGGTGTGCCTGGATGAAGTGCAAGCCATGCCGTTGGAAACCCTGGAAGCACTGCGTTTGTTAAGTAACCTGGAAACCGAGAAGCGCAAGCTGATCCAGGTGGTAATTTTTGGTCAGCCTGAACTTGAAGAGCGCATCAATCATCCTTCCATACGCCAGTTACGGCAACGTATTGGTTTTGAATATCACCTCAAGGGCCTGCAATGGTCGGAGCTAGGGTTTTACCTGAATCACCGCATGCACGTGGCCGGCTATCAGGGAGGCATGATTTTTAACCCTGCCAGCCTGCGTCTGCTATACCGCTATGCCAATGGTATACCACGTCTGCTGAATATTCTGGCTCACAAATCCCTGCTGTCTGCGTTTGGGCGTGGCCAGCAATCTGTCTCAGCCGAAGATGTCAAGGCCGCCATTCTGGATACACAAGCGAGTGTCAAGGCACAACATCCTTGGTTGGGACACGGTTTTAAATGGTGGCTGACACTACATACTGCCATGGCTGGTTTGGGCCACTGA
- the mshL gene encoding pilus (MSHA type) biogenesis protein MshL, with protein MKTLVNTLGVMMIGAGLAGCTSNPFAPTNPSINPKIQNELATAAAKAQAQVTPPPKEVTDELFEPLKIEPPKALAKRVEPRFDLVVNKAPASQVLMGIVSGSPYSIALSPELKGEITINLRDVTLFEALNALRDLYGYEYKMNGKQIFVEPQTLQTRVFQVNYITGTRKGTSATRVTSGTASGSGAGGAVGVAGQAAAITGAATGVGAGAAGNGVPGAAGASNLQVYASDVSMRTNNDFWDDIGISLSSLIGEENGRKVVINAQSGLIMVKAMPKEIRQVEKFLSLMQVTVDRQVILEAKIIKVQLNRNSQQGINWAAARNIRGRDYTFGNVNGNTTLGETGTLTNGTLSSTEPGALINSDPVSIGGSMFALAVQGRNFSALLTFLETQGNVEVLSSPRIATINNQKAVLKVGNDAFYVTNVRTNVTTTTGGAVVTPDIQLQPYFSGISLDVTPQIDKDDNIILHVHPFISDVTQVNRTVTLSSANGGTYTIPTASSNINETDSIVRTKDGSVIAIGGLMSESVDNTRTKVPGLGDVKFLGNLFRQKDLATTKTELVILLKSTVVRSGESWAQDMLESQDRVDKLKSDVAF; from the coding sequence ATGAAAACTTTAGTGAATACTTTGGGTGTAATGATGATAGGGGCCGGGTTGGCGGGATGTACGAGTAACCCATTTGCACCAACGAACCCCTCTATTAATCCTAAAATACAAAATGAATTGGCGACGGCCGCGGCCAAGGCGCAAGCGCAAGTGACACCACCTCCCAAAGAGGTCACAGATGAATTGTTTGAGCCACTTAAGATCGAGCCGCCTAAAGCATTGGCGAAACGCGTAGAGCCAAGATTTGACCTGGTGGTGAATAAAGCGCCGGCCTCACAAGTGTTGATGGGGATTGTTTCAGGCAGCCCATACAGTATTGCATTGAGTCCAGAGCTAAAAGGCGAGATCACTATTAATTTGCGCGATGTGACCTTGTTTGAAGCACTGAATGCCTTGCGTGACCTATATGGATATGAATACAAAATGAATGGGAAGCAAATTTTTGTGGAGCCACAAACGTTGCAAACCCGTGTCTTCCAGGTCAACTATATTACCGGCACCCGTAAAGGTACTTCAGCCACCCGCGTGACCTCTGGTACTGCTAGCGGATCTGGCGCTGGTGGCGCGGTTGGGGTAGCTGGTCAGGCAGCGGCGATTACCGGAGCGGCAACTGGTGTGGGTGCCGGTGCGGCTGGCAACGGAGTCCCCGGGGCGGCTGGTGCGTCCAATCTGCAGGTCTATGCTTCTGACGTGAGTATGCGCACCAATAATGATTTTTGGGATGATATTGGCATTTCACTCAGCAGCCTGATTGGTGAAGAAAATGGACGTAAAGTGGTGATCAATGCCCAGTCTGGTCTGATCATGGTGAAAGCGATGCCTAAGGAGATTCGTCAGGTTGAGAAGTTTTTGAGTCTGATGCAGGTAACCGTGGATCGCCAGGTGATTCTGGAAGCCAAGATCATCAAGGTGCAACTGAATAGAAACTCGCAACAAGGCATTAATTGGGCAGCAGCCAGAAACATCCGTGGCCGTGATTACACCTTTGGTAATGTGAACGGCAATACCACGCTGGGAGAAACTGGCACACTGACCAATGGTACATTGAGCAGTACGGAGCCGGGCGCGCTTATAAACAGTGACCCGGTGTCTATAGGTGGCTCGATGTTTGCATTGGCAGTTCAAGGCAGAAACTTCTCTGCCTTGCTTACCTTTCTAGAAACACAAGGTAATGTAGAGGTGCTTTCCAGTCCTCGTATTGCCACCATCAATAACCAGAAAGCGGTGCTTAAAGTAGGGAATGATGCATTTTACGTGACCAATGTGCGCACCAATGTGACAACCACTACTGGCGGCGCCGTGGTGACGCCAGATATCCAGTTGCAACCTTATTTTTCGGGCATCTCACTTGACGTGACGCCACAAATTGACAAGGACGACAACATCATTCTGCACGTACATCCATTTATCAGTGATGTGACCCAGGTCAACCGCACCGTAACCTTGTCCAGCGCGAACGGTGGCACATATACGATTCCGACAGCCTCTTCCAACATCAATGAGACAGACAGCATTGTGCGTACCAAAGATGGTAGCGTGATTGCAATTGGTGGTCTGATGTCAGAGTCAGTCGATAATACACGTACCAAGGTGCCTGGATTGGGAGATGTGAAGTTCTTGGGTAACCTGTTCCGTCAAAAAGATTTGGCAACCACCAAAACGGAGCTGGTGATTTTGCTGAAGTCTACCGTAGTCCGCAGTGGCGAAAGCTGGGCGCAAGATATGCTTGAAAGCCAGGACCGGGTGGATAAACTGAAAAGTGACGTAGCTTTTTAG
- a CDS encoding GspH/FimT family pseudopilin, with protein sequence MKDTLGFTLVELVVVIALTSIMVAVATPRFANGDIFETRGDAGLLSSTLRYAQKTAIAQRRNVYVIHNNASPDTVSLCFDTACNQTVINPETTAAYIFTSSKNVDVNSDNPSLGFDSLGRAIPNSTVSYQAINRKNNAQSVTVTVEADTGYIH encoded by the coding sequence ATGAAGGACACTCTAGGGTTTACCCTTGTTGAGTTGGTCGTCGTTATCGCTTTGACCAGTATTATGGTTGCAGTAGCGACTCCCAGATTCGCAAATGGTGATATCTTTGAAACCCGCGGTGACGCGGGTTTACTTTCATCTACGCTGCGCTATGCGCAGAAAACGGCGATTGCCCAACGTCGAAATGTGTATGTGATTCATAATAATGCATCGCCTGATACAGTGAGCTTGTGTTTCGATACTGCATGCAATCAGACGGTGATTAATCCCGAAACGACGGCTGCATATATCTTTACGAGCAGCAAGAATGTAGATGTCAACTCTGACAATCCCAGTCTTGGGTTTGATTCACTTGGTCGAGCCATCCCGAACTCAACGGTGAGTTATCAAGCGATCAACAGAAAGAATAACGCGCAATCGGTGACCGTGACTGTCGAGGCGGACACCGGATACATACACTGA